A window of Parambassis ranga chromosome 10, fParRan2.1, whole genome shotgun sequence contains these coding sequences:
- the LOC114442845 gene encoding piggyBac transposable element-derived protein 4-like — protein MPKHTMKTRHVAEERAAKERAARDADVLDEDASHSASFAESAEEDAFVEGEDFLLYNGTSDSDTDWEPDSSLFSAPKGARTADLPHSSSSSSEDVPIPLKDFPRKANGRRRGRRRVNGGSQEEDTPPEERWCGVEVPDIRPPQPIFRPLRVPGSQLLANVKYSALQLFQLFFSNSTLLTIVKNTNEHGRAKQSTSTTPWTDITLQDMFSYLSLVIYMGLVKCKSLTDYWRAGGLYSLPFPRSVMSRKKFFLISKALHLNSAADDAANEAKRGTAAFDRMGKIKPLYDEIRLACRQNFQPGQEVTIDERMVASKAHVVFKQYITRKPVHWGFKLYVLADSKTGYTWDFFIYEGKQEAVSGKGLSYDTVMALMNTSVLGSGYKLFVDNYYTSPALFEDLLQKKVWACGTIKPSISGFPKSRYNALEPKASRGSMRWIRKGSLVFVQWRDSRDVFLCSTMHTAHGDEVIKRRTKEDGRWTAKDVPVPPVIKDYNQFMGGVDLSDALIGYYKVLHKTKKWFKTFFFHFVDVAIVNAFILHKDHCKLYLEVPMAQKAFREKLATELAEVGTQRAPQTPTPQPSPQLSPQPSPQPSPQPSGSHSGHHRPVYISGDSTTGRLRCKKCHSKTPVKCSTCDKALCFVAARDCYNDWHDENNL, from the exons ATGCCCAAACACACGATGAAGACGAGACACGTGGCCGAGGAGCGCGCAGCAAAGGAGCGCGCAGCGCGGGACGCTGACGTTCTCGACGAGGACGCGTCTCATTCAGCGAGTTTTGCTGAGTCAGCGGAAGAAGACGCGTTTGTCGAAGGAGAAGACTTCCTCCTTTACAA tGGAACatctgattcagacacagactGGGAGCCGGACTCGTCTCTCTTTTCCGCTCCTAAGGGGGCACGAACAGCAGACCtccctcacagcagcagctcctcgtcTGAAGACGTCCCAATCCCCCTCAAAGATTTCCCCAGAAAAGCCAATGGTCGGCGGAGGGGGCGAAGAAGAGTCAACGGCGGcagtcaggaggaggacacgCCCCCTGAGGAGAGGTGGTGTGGTGTCGAGGTGCCCGACATAAGACCGCCCCAGCCGATATTCCGGCCCTTGCGGGTACCGGGCTCGCAGCTGCTGGCTAATGTTAAATACAGCGCTCTGCAGCTTTTCCAGCTTTTCTTCAGCAACAGCACTCTACTGACTATCGTAAAGAACACGAACGAGCACGGCAGAGCCAAACAGTCCACGTCCACCACACCCTGGACCGACATCACGCTGCAGGACATGTTCTCCTATTTGTCCCTTGTTATCTACATGGGCTTGGTGAAGTGCAAGTCGTTGACAGATTACTGGCGGGCAGGCGGCTTGTACTCTCTGCCGTTCCCGCGGAGCGTTATGTcaagaaaaaagttttttctGATCTCCAAGGCTCTTCACCTGAACAGCGCTGCAGATGATGCGGCGAACGAAGCCAAGCGCGGCACAGCAGCGTTCGACCGCATGGGCAAAATAAAGCCGCTGTATGATGAGATCAGATTAGCCTGCCGCCAGAACTTCCAACCAGGTCAGGAGGTCACAATCGACGAGCGAATGGTCGCTTCGAAAGCCCATGTGGTTTTCAAACAATACATAACACGTAAGCCCGTTCACTGGGGCTTCAAGCTTTACGTTCTGGCCGACTCAAAGACCGGATACACCTGGGACTTTTTTATTTACGAGGGAAAGCAGGAGGCGGTCAGCGGGAAGGGGCTGAGCTACGACACTGTCATGGCGCTGATGAACACCAGTGTTTTGGGCTCGGGGTACAAACTGTTTGTGGACAATTACTATACCAGTCCAGCCCTCTTTGAGGATCTGCTGCAGAAGAAGGTCTGGGCCTGTGGAACCATTAAGCCGAGCATCTCGGGGTTCCCAAAATCCAGATATAACGCCCTGGAACCAAAGGCTTCCCGAGGCAGCATGCGCTGGATTCGCAAAGGCTCGCTCGTCTTTGTGCAGTGGCGGGACTCCAGAGACGTCTTCCTCTGCTCCACCATGCACACAGCCCACGGGGACGAAGTCATCAAAAGGCGGACGAAGGAGGATGGGCGCTGGACTGCCAAGGATGTTCCGGTTCCTCCAGTCATCAAAGACTACAACCA gtTTATGGGAGGAGTGGACCTGTCCGACGCCCTCATCGGGTACTATAAGGTCCTTCACAAGACCAAGAAATGGTTCAAGACCTTCTTCTTTCATTTTGTGGACGTGGCCATCGTGAATGCCTTCATCCTCCACAAAGACCACTGCAAGTTATACCTAGAAGTGCCGATGGCCCAGAAAGCCTTCAGAGAGAAGCTCGCCACAGAGCTGGCAGAGGTGGGCACCCAGAGAGCCCCGCAGACGCCGACGCCACAGCCGTCGCCACAGCTGTCGCCACAGCCGTCGCCGCAGCCGTCGCCGCAGCCTTCTGGGTCCCACAGTGGACATCATCGGCCGGTGTACATCAGCGGAGACAGCACGACTGGCAGGCTGAGATGCAAGAAGTGCCACAGCAAGACCCCCGTCAAGTGCTCCACCTGCGACAAGGCCCTGTGCTTTGTGGCAGCCCGCGACTGCTATAATGACTGGCATGATGAGAACAACTTGTGA